A window of the Salvelinus alpinus chromosome 25, SLU_Salpinus.1, whole genome shotgun sequence genome harbors these coding sequences:
- the ppp1r14d gene encoding protein phosphatase 1 regulatory subunit 14B, whose protein sequence is MAGMASEPGTQSRVMFQSADKTEEPPHRKLGKLTVKYNRKDLQRRLDIEEWIDNQLHLLFDCEEEEMPELEIDIDELLELSDVEQRSRLQELLQECGKPKEDFINGLLYRIKGLRKMSGPLKK, encoded by the exons ATGGCAGGCATGGCGTCGGAGCCAGGCACCCAGTCCAGGGTGATGTTCCAGTCTGCAGACAAAACAGAGGAGCCTCCACATCGCAAACTGGGCAAGCTGACCGTCAAATACAACCGCAAGGACCTGCAGAGGAGGCTGGATATCGAGGAGTGGATCGACAATCAGCTGCACCTGCTCTTTGACTGTGAG gaggagGAGATGCCAGAGTTAGAGATTGACATAGATGAGCTGCTGGAGCTGTCAGACGTGGAGCAGAGATCCAGACTGCAG GAGTTACTGCAGGAATGTGGCAAGCCTAAAGAG GACTTTATTAATGGGCTGCTTTATCGGATTAAGGGCCTACGCAAAATGTCAGGACCCCTAAAGAAATAA